One Endozoicomonas gorgoniicola DNA window includes the following coding sequences:
- a CDS encoding F0F1 ATP synthase subunit B, translating into MNINATLIGQSIAFAVFVWFCMKYVWPPIMQNLNARKKQIADGLTAAARGKEELEVAQLKATEQLQGAREQAQEIIDLANKRAGQIVDEAKEHAKEEAERVKAAAQADIEQELNRAREALRAQVAVLAVTGAERILGKNLDESANSRLVDDLVAEL; encoded by the coding sequence ATGAATATAAATGCGACCCTTATAGGTCAGTCGATAGCGTTTGCTGTGTTTGTGTGGTTCTGCATGAAGTATGTATGGCCCCCTATTATGCAGAACCTGAACGCCCGGAAAAAACAAATTGCAGATGGTCTGACTGCTGCCGCCCGTGGCAAAGAGGAGCTGGAAGTTGCACAACTGAAAGCCACTGAACAGCTGCAGGGGGCGCGTGAGCAGGCTCAGGAAATCATCGATCTTGCCAACAAGCGTGCAGGACAGATTGTTGATGAAGCCAAAGAGCATGCCAAAGAGGAAGCTGAAAGAGTGAAAGCTGCTGCCCAGGCTGATATTGAACAGGAACTCAACCGTGCTCGTGAAGCATTGCGTGCTCAGGTCGCTGTTCTTGCCGTTACCGGAGCCGAACGGATTCTTGGTAAAAACCTGGATGAGTCTGCCAACAGCCGTCTGGTTGATGACCTGGTGGCGGAATTATAA
- a CDS encoding F0F1 ATP synthase subunit delta: protein MELTTCARPYAKAAFKLAKELGQLDEWSRMLTLCVSVSRHEAVDRMLNDPSTNGDMKAEAFIQLCEGSLTVEVENYIRVLTNKKRISLLPHIDVLFEQMKSQDQSYQDVVVTSAFPLTESQEEKIAKKVEQRLGRSVRMHTKIDSDLVGGVIVKAGDLVIDGSVRTRLTELADAMIS from the coding sequence ATGGAATTGACCACATGTGCCCGTCCTTACGCTAAGGCCGCATTTAAGCTGGCCAAGGAACTTGGCCAGCTGGATGAGTGGTCCCGGATGCTGACACTGTGTGTCAGCGTATCCAGGCATGAGGCTGTTGACCGGATGTTGAACGACCCGTCCACAAACGGTGACATGAAGGCAGAGGCTTTTATCCAGTTGTGTGAGGGCAGCCTTACGGTTGAAGTCGAAAACTACATCAGGGTTCTTACCAATAAAAAACGCATTTCACTGCTGCCGCATATTGATGTGCTGTTTGAGCAGATGAAATCACAAGATCAGAGTTATCAGGATGTAGTCGTAACTTCAGCGTTCCCTCTGACGGAATCTCAGGAAGAGAAGATCGCTAAAAAAGTTGAACAGCGTCTTGGGCGAAGTGTCCGGATGCACACAAAAATAGACAGCGACCTGGTGGGTGGGGTGATCGTAAAAGCTGGCGATCTCGTGATCGATGGCAGTGTTCGTACCCGCTTGACCGAGTTGGCTGATGCAATGATTTCATAG
- a CDS encoding F0F1 ATP synthase subunit I — protein sequence MSEVRAWKYNNLSRYPHLRRPAVHRVVLAQLLTTLCLSLFLLPMGIVHATSAFLGGLACAIPNAYLVWKAFRYRGANAAQKIARSFYQGEAGKFALTMLAFVLIFTLVKPVEPLSLFGAFVLVQAVNWFTPLLIGFRQ from the coding sequence ATGTCTGAAGTCAGGGCGTGGAAATACAACAACTTAAGCCGCTACCCACATTTGCGCCGTCCTGCGGTTCATCGGGTTGTGCTTGCCCAGTTGTTGACTACATTGTGCTTGTCCCTGTTTTTGTTACCGATGGGAATTGTCCATGCCACTTCCGCTTTCCTGGGCGGGCTGGCGTGTGCCATTCCTAATGCCTATCTGGTCTGGAAGGCATTTCGTTACAGGGGTGCAAACGCTGCACAAAAAATTGCCAGATCTTTTTACCAGGGAGAAGCAGGTAAGTTTGCATTAACCATGCTGGCTTTTGTCCTGATTTTTACTCTGGTGAAACCGGTTGAACCGCTGTCGCTCTTTGGCGCATTTGTACTGGTTCAGGCGGTAAACTGGTTTACACCTTTGCTGATCGGGTTTCGTCAGTAA
- a CDS encoding bifunctional 2',3'-cyclic-nucleotide 2'-phosphodiesterase/3'-nucleotidase: MLFHRTVFASVLSGWLASGILYIASYTATYAATLELRVMETTDIHANVMDFDYYKGLTSEEIGLARVATLIRQARKEVENSVLVDNGDLIQGSPMGDYIADKGLNKGDIHPVYKAMNLLDYDAGNIGNHEFNYGLNYLKLAVAGANFPYVCANVLSAKNKRYLFNPYVIQDKMFVDTKGQKQAVRVGFIGFVPPQIIQWDRKHLEGRVIAKDIVQSARNLVPEMKEEGADVIIAIPHSGISTDPYKTMAENSVYYLSQVDGIDAIMFGHSHGVFPGSDYKGIKGIDIDDGTINGVAAVMPGRWGDHLGIVDLTLSNSSGEWEVISGRSEARPVYDRHHNKALVEADPEIIKAVKIEHKATKNFVNQPIGKATDVMYSYLALVQDDPTIQIVNDAQVNYVREFVEGDPDLDGIPVISAAAPFKVGGRKNDPNGFTEVEAGTLTFSNAADLYLYPNTLVALKINGKELKEWLEMSAGQFNQIDPNSTKRQHLINWDGFRTYNFDVVDGVQYMIDVTQPAKYDGDGQLINPESERITELMFKGKPVREDQAFIIATNNYRGYGGGNFAGTGEKNIAFASPDENRQVLSNYIAKETLVTGFVKPTADNNWKLAPIQTSADLDIVVETAPGKKAADFIKKHAVYDMKEVGRDDAEFALYRIDLGQH; encoded by the coding sequence ATGTTGTTCCACCGGACTGTGTTTGCATCGGTACTGTCAGGCTGGCTTGCCAGCGGTATTCTCTATATAGCGAGTTATACAGCAACTTATGCAGCAACCCTTGAGCTGAGAGTCATGGAGACCACTGACATTCATGCCAATGTCATGGACTTTGATTACTACAAAGGACTGACGTCTGAAGAAATAGGTTTAGCCAGAGTTGCAACACTGATCCGCCAGGCTCGGAAAGAGGTGGAAAACAGCGTTCTGGTCGACAATGGTGATTTGATTCAGGGCTCGCCCATGGGCGATTACATAGCAGACAAAGGACTTAATAAAGGGGATATCCATCCTGTTTATAAAGCCATGAATCTGCTGGATTACGATGCAGGTAATATTGGTAATCATGAATTCAATTATGGGCTGAATTACCTGAAGCTGGCGGTAGCGGGAGCCAATTTTCCTTATGTCTGCGCCAATGTGCTGTCGGCAAAAAACAAGCGGTATCTGTTCAACCCTTATGTCATACAAGACAAGATGTTCGTCGATACAAAAGGACAAAAACAGGCGGTGCGGGTTGGTTTTATAGGGTTTGTGCCGCCACAGATTATCCAGTGGGACAGAAAGCACCTTGAAGGCAGGGTGATTGCAAAAGATATTGTGCAATCTGCCAGAAATCTGGTGCCTGAGATGAAAGAAGAGGGAGCGGACGTCATCATTGCCATCCCTCATTCAGGTATCAGTACCGACCCCTATAAGACCATGGCTGAAAACTCGGTGTATTACCTGTCACAGGTCGATGGCATTGATGCCATTATGTTTGGTCATTCCCACGGTGTGTTCCCGGGGTCTGACTATAAAGGAATCAAAGGTATTGATATCGATGACGGCACAATCAACGGTGTCGCAGCGGTTATGCCCGGACGATGGGGAGACCATCTGGGTATTGTCGATTTAACACTGAGCAACAGCAGTGGAGAGTGGGAGGTGATTTCAGGTCGATCAGAAGCCCGGCCAGTTTACGATCGACACCACAATAAGGCTCTGGTTGAAGCCGATCCCGAAATTATCAAAGCCGTGAAAATTGAGCATAAAGCCACCAAAAACTTTGTTAACCAGCCTATAGGCAAAGCAACTGACGTTATGTACAGCTATCTGGCTCTGGTACAGGACGACCCTACTATTCAGATTGTGAACGATGCCCAGGTTAATTACGTCAGGGAGTTTGTGGAGGGTGATCCGGATCTGGATGGAATTCCTGTTATTTCTGCAGCGGCTCCCTTCAAGGTCGGTGGACGAAAGAATGATCCGAATGGTTTTACCGAAGTGGAAGCCGGTACCCTGACGTTCAGTAACGCTGCCGATCTTTATCTCTATCCGAATACTCTGGTCGCTCTGAAAATAAATGGCAAAGAGCTGAAAGAGTGGCTGGAAATGTCTGCCGGACAGTTTAACCAGATTGACCCGAACAGTACTAAACGTCAGCACCTGATTAACTGGGACGGCTTCAGAACGTACAATTTTGATGTAGTGGATGGCGTACAGTACATGATCGATGTAACACAACCGGCAAAATACGACGGTGATGGTCAGTTGATAAATCCTGAATCAGAAAGAATTACAGAGCTGATGTTTAAGGGCAAACCCGTCAGGGAAGATCAGGCGTTTATCATTGCCACCAATAACTACAGAGGTTACGGTGGCGGCAACTTTGCCGGTACTGGTGAAAAAAATATCGCTTTTGCGTCGCCGGATGAAAACAGACAAGTGTTGTCCAATTACATTGCTAAAGAAACGTTGGTAACAGGTTTTGTCAAACCAACCGCTGACAATAACTGGAAGCTGGCTCCTATCCAGACCAGTGCCGATCTGGATATTGTTGTTGAGACGGCACCAGGAAAAAAGGCGGCTGATTTTATCAAAAAGCACGCAGTGTATGACATGAAAGAGGTTGGCAGGGATGATGCCGAGTTTGCTTTATACAGGATAGACCTGGGACAGCATTAA
- the atpB gene encoding F0F1 ATP synthase subunit A — protein MAATASEYIQHHLQNLTFGQLPEGLERADGTITAEPVWTIAQSAYEAKAMGFWALNLDSLFWSVLLGIVFLSLFMKVARNAEKGVPSGFQNAIESVVEFVDNSVKDSFHGKSDLIAPLALTIFVWVLFMNLMDLIPVDWLPGVATLTGLPYMKVVPSTDLNITLGMSLSVFGLVIFYSIKVKGAGGFLKELTLNPFRSSNKLVQAVLIPINLLLESVTLIAKPVSLGLRLFGNLYAGELIFILIAMLGYFQLPLHFGWAVFHILVVTLQAFIFMTLTIVYLTMANEKH, from the coding sequence ATGGCAGCAACTGCTTCTGAATATATTCAGCACCATTTGCAGAATCTGACCTTTGGTCAGCTACCAGAAGGACTGGAACGTGCTGATGGTACTATTACGGCTGAACCTGTCTGGACTATTGCTCAAAGTGCCTACGAAGCCAAAGCGATGGGTTTCTGGGCGCTTAACCTTGACAGCCTGTTCTGGTCGGTTTTACTTGGCATTGTATTTCTGTCTCTGTTTATGAAGGTTGCGCGAAACGCAGAGAAAGGTGTGCCTTCAGGATTTCAGAATGCCATAGAAAGTGTTGTCGAGTTCGTTGATAACAGTGTTAAAGATTCTTTCCACGGTAAAAGTGACCTGATTGCTCCTTTAGCACTGACCATATTCGTCTGGGTTCTGTTTATGAATCTTATGGATTTGATTCCGGTAGACTGGTTGCCCGGCGTTGCCACCCTCACTGGCCTTCCCTATATGAAAGTGGTGCCTTCTACTGACCTGAATATAACCCTGGGCATGTCACTTTCCGTTTTCGGGCTGGTTATTTTTTATTCCATAAAGGTAAAAGGTGCAGGCGGTTTCCTTAAAGAGTTGACACTTAATCCGTTCCGTAGCTCCAACAAGTTGGTTCAGGCTGTCCTGATTCCCATCAACTTACTGCTGGAGTCGGTAACACTGATCGCTAAGCCGGTTTCTCTGGGACTACGGTTGTTTGGCAACCTTTATGCCGGGGAGCTGATCTTTATCCTGATTGCAATGCTTGGCTATTTCCAGCTGCCATTGCATTTTGGTTGGGCAGTATTCCATATTCTGGTTGTCACTCTACAGGCATTTATCTTTATGACCTTAACTATTGTTTACTTGACTATGGCGAATGAAAAGCACTGA
- the atpE gene encoding F0F1 ATP synthase subunit C — protein MDLVVGLTVISVAFMLGIAALATGIGFGLLGGKFLEGVARQPEIAPMLQTKMFILAGLLDAVPMIAVGIALFFTFANPFVALVQ, from the coding sequence ATGGACTTAGTAGTAGGTCTGACGGTAATTAGCGTAGCATTCATGCTGGGTATTGCAGCATTAGCCACGGGAATAGGCTTCGGCCTTTTAGGGGGGAAATTTTTGGAGGGGGTAGCGCGTCAACCGGAAATAGCACCTATGTTGCAAACCAAGATGTTTATTCTTGCAGGTTTGCTGGACGCAGTACCTATGATTGCTGTGGGTATTGCACTGTTCTTCACGTTCGCTAATCCGTTTGTGGCTCTCGTTCAATAA
- the atpA gene encoding F0F1 ATP synthase subunit alpha, translated as MQLNPSEVSDIIKSRIAQLDVSSEAQNEGTIVSVTDGIVRIHGLADVMYGEMIKFSGGVYGMALNLEQDSVGAVVLGDYGHLAEGQSVQCTGRILEVPVGKELLGRVVDALGNPVDGKGPLQASDSSSLTTAPIEKVAPGVIARQSVDEPVQTGYKSVDSMVPIGRGQRELVIGDRQTGKTALAVDAIINQKGTGIKCVYVAIGQKQSTIANVVRKLEEHGAMEHTIVVAAGAADPAAMQFLAPFGGCSMGEYFRDRGEDALIVYDDLTKQAWAYRQISLLLRRPPGREAYPGDVFYLHSRLLERAARVNADYVEKITDGEVKGQTGSLTALPIIETQAGDVSAFVPTNVISITDGQIFLETDLFNAGIRPAMNAGVSVSRVGGAAQTKIIKKLGGGIRLALAQYRELQAFAQFASDLDEATRKQLEHGQRVTELMKQKQYEPLSVAEMGLVIYAAEHGYLEDVALNKIGDFEAALLSFAKAEYSELIARVNETGDYNDDIQAGIKEAIEKFKATQTW; from the coding sequence ATGCAACTGAATCCTTCCGAGGTCAGTGACATCATCAAAAGCCGCATTGCGCAACTTGATGTGTCCAGTGAAGCGCAAAACGAAGGTACCATTGTCAGTGTGACCGACGGTATCGTTCGTATCCATGGTCTGGCCGACGTTATGTACGGGGAGATGATCAAATTCTCCGGTGGCGTATACGGCATGGCTCTCAACCTGGAACAGGACTCCGTAGGGGCTGTTGTTTTAGGCGACTACGGTCATCTGGCTGAAGGTCAGAGTGTTCAGTGTACAGGTCGAATTCTCGAAGTTCCGGTGGGCAAAGAGCTGCTCGGTCGTGTGGTGGATGCATTGGGTAATCCGGTTGATGGCAAAGGGCCTCTGCAAGCCTCTGATTCTTCGTCACTAACAACAGCACCCATTGAAAAGGTCGCACCGGGGGTTATTGCCCGTCAGTCGGTGGATGAACCGGTGCAGACCGGATACAAGTCCGTTGACTCAATGGTACCCATTGGGCGTGGTCAGCGTGAGCTGGTCATTGGTGACCGCCAAACCGGTAAAACCGCTCTGGCTGTCGATGCCATCATCAACCAGAAAGGTACTGGCATCAAGTGTGTCTACGTGGCCATCGGCCAGAAGCAATCCACCATTGCCAACGTTGTACGAAAGCTTGAAGAACACGGTGCAATGGAACACACCATCGTTGTGGCTGCTGGTGCTGCAGATCCGGCTGCTATGCAGTTTCTTGCTCCTTTTGGTGGTTGTTCAATGGGCGAGTACTTCCGTGACCGTGGTGAAGATGCCCTGATTGTTTATGATGATTTAACTAAGCAGGCCTGGGCATATCGGCAGATCTCTCTCCTGCTGCGTCGCCCTCCCGGTCGAGAAGCTTATCCTGGTGACGTTTTTTATCTCCACTCCCGCCTGTTGGAACGTGCTGCCCGTGTCAATGCAGACTACGTAGAAAAAATTACTGACGGTGAAGTTAAAGGCCAGACCGGCTCATTAACGGCTCTGCCCATCATTGAAACTCAGGCAGGTGACGTATCTGCCTTTGTACCCACCAACGTAATTTCTATTACCGATGGTCAGATTTTCCTTGAAACGGATCTATTCAACGCGGGTATTCGTCCGGCGATGAATGCTGGCGTATCGGTATCCCGGGTAGGTGGTGCTGCTCAAACAAAAATCATTAAAAAGCTTGGTGGCGGTATTCGTCTGGCACTGGCTCAGTATCGTGAGCTTCAGGCATTTGCCCAGTTTGCATCAGACCTTGATGAAGCCACACGTAAACAGCTTGAGCACGGTCAGCGCGTGACCGAACTGATGAAACAGAAGCAGTATGAGCCTCTGTCAGTCGCCGAAATGGGTCTTGTTATTTATGCGGCAGAACATGGCTACCTGGAAGATGTTGCGCTGAACAAGATCGGTGATTTTGAAGCGGCTCTGCTCAGTTTTGCCAAAGCTGAATACAGTGAGTTGATCGCCAGGGTGAATGAAACCGGCGACTACAACGACGACATTCAGGCAGGTATCAAGGAAGCCATTGAAAAGTTCAAGGCCACCCAGACCTGGTAA
- the atpD gene encoding F0F1 ATP synthase subunit beta → MSSGRIVQIIGAVIDVEFPRESVPKVYDALTVDDKSLVLEVQQQLGDGIVRSIAMGSTEGVSRGLAVNNTGAPIQVPVGKETLGRIMDVLGDPIDEKGPIGEQERASIHRKAPSYADQSASNELLETGIKVIDLVCPFAKGGKVGLFGGAGVGKTVNMMELIRNIAIEHSGFSVFAGVGERTREGNDFYHEMTDSNVIDKVSLVYGQMNEPPGNRLRVALTGLTMAEKFRDEGRDVLLFIDNIYRYTLAGTEVSALLGRMPSAVGYQPTLAEEMGVLQERITSTKTGSITSIQAVYVPADDLTDPSPATTFSHLDATVVLSRDIASKGIYPAIDPLDSTSRQLDPLVIGQEHYEVARGVQTVLQRYKELKDIIAILGMDELSEEDKLTVSRARKIERFLSQPFFVAEVFTGSPGKYVSLKDTIRAFKGILDGEYDNLPEQAFYMVGSIEEAVEKAKSI, encoded by the coding sequence ATGAGTAGCGGTCGTATCGTACAAATAATCGGCGCCGTCATTGACGTCGAATTTCCAAGGGAAAGCGTTCCCAAAGTGTATGATGCTTTAACAGTAGACGACAAAAGTCTTGTTCTGGAAGTGCAGCAACAGCTGGGCGACGGTATTGTGCGTTCCATTGCTATGGGCTCCACTGAAGGGGTCTCCCGTGGGCTGGCGGTCAATAATACCGGCGCACCGATTCAGGTGCCAGTTGGTAAAGAAACCCTGGGACGCATTATGGATGTTCTGGGTGATCCTATCGATGAGAAAGGTCCCATCGGTGAACAGGAGCGAGCTTCTATTCACCGCAAAGCCCCCAGTTATGCTGACCAGTCTGCATCTAATGAACTGCTGGAAACGGGCATCAAGGTTATCGATCTGGTTTGCCCGTTTGCCAAGGGCGGTAAGGTGGGTCTGTTCGGTGGTGCTGGTGTTGGTAAAACCGTCAACATGATGGAGCTGATCCGGAACATCGCGATTGAACACTCTGGCTTCTCAGTGTTTGCCGGTGTGGGTGAGCGGACTCGTGAAGGTAATGACTTCTATCATGAAATGACCGACTCCAACGTTATTGATAAAGTATCGCTGGTGTACGGCCAGATGAATGAACCGCCCGGTAACCGTCTTCGTGTTGCATTGACTGGCTTGACCATGGCGGAAAAGTTCCGTGATGAAGGGCGTGATGTACTGCTGTTTATCGACAACATCTATCGTTACACCCTGGCGGGTACTGAAGTGTCAGCATTGCTGGGTCGTATGCCATCGGCTGTAGGCTATCAGCCCACTCTGGCTGAAGAGATGGGTGTTCTGCAGGAACGGATTACTTCTACAAAAACCGGTTCCATTACCTCCATTCAGGCTGTGTATGTCCCTGCGGATGACCTGACTGACCCTTCGCCGGCCACTACTTTCTCGCACCTTGATGCAACCGTTGTACTGAGCCGTGATATCGCCTCTAAAGGTATTTATCCGGCGATTGACCCACTGGATTCCACTTCCCGTCAGTTAGACCCTCTGGTGATTGGTCAGGAACATTACGAAGTAGCCCGTGGTGTACAAACCGTTCTACAACGCTACAAGGAACTGAAAGACATCATCGCGATTCTGGGTATGGATGAACTGTCTGAAGAAGACAAACTGACCGTTTCCAGGGCTCGTAAGATCGAACGTTTCCTGTCTCAGCCATTCTTCGTAGCAGAAGTATTTACCGGATCTCCTGGTAAATATGTATCGCTGAAAGATACCATCAGAGCCTTCAAGGGTATTCTGGATGGTGAATACGATAACCTGCCAGAACAAGCGTTCTACATGGTAGGTTCTATTGAAGAAGCGGTTGAAAAAGCCAAGTCCATCTAA
- a CDS encoding LysR substrate-binding domain-containing protein: MTRKQKGWVDGMHITLRQLEIFKAVAQCGRVTAAAELLFISQPAASMALSELEKHLGSLFDRHQGASMTLNDAGRALLPMACELVDRAKEIEQQFIDGSCYEQGVLKISASSTVGNNLMPKILGDFSREFPRIRTELTIDNSRSIVNSLVTMDIDMAVVEGICLHPDIDVHTWREDELVIIAHPDHPLANKDNVELKALKDESWILRESGSGTRELFDEVIASQLVTPRILMSLNRSEAIKQAVSDGLGIACISRLAVWRAVNGGLLSIINVRDLTLKRYFYLLLNRNKYRSGAVQKITDFILSKREGE; this comes from the coding sequence GTGACCAGAAAACAGAAAGGCTGGGTTGACGGTATGCATATCACTTTACGGCAGCTGGAAATTTTTAAGGCCGTTGCGCAGTGTGGAAGGGTAACGGCTGCAGCCGAGTTGCTGTTTATTTCCCAACCTGCGGCCAGTATGGCGCTGTCTGAGCTTGAGAAACACCTTGGGTCGCTGTTTGATCGACACCAGGGGGCGTCCATGACTTTAAACGATGCTGGTCGTGCGTTGCTGCCCATGGCCTGTGAGCTGGTTGATCGGGCAAAAGAGATAGAGCAGCAGTTTATTGATGGCAGTTGCTATGAGCAGGGTGTTCTTAAAATCAGTGCCAGCTCTACGGTTGGCAACAATCTGATGCCCAAAATCCTTGGTGACTTTTCCAGAGAGTTTCCCAGAATCCGCACCGAACTGACGATTGATAACTCGCGCAGCATCGTCAATAGCCTGGTGACTATGGATATTGACATGGCGGTTGTTGAAGGCATCTGTCTGCATCCGGATATCGATGTTCACACCTGGCGGGAGGATGAACTGGTTATTATTGCGCACCCGGACCATCCTCTGGCGAACAAAGATAATGTTGAGCTTAAGGCCCTGAAAGACGAGAGCTGGATTCTGAGAGAATCGGGTTCTGGTACGCGGGAGCTGTTTGATGAAGTCATTGCTTCACAGCTGGTGACCCCCAGAATACTGATGAGCCTGAATCGCTCAGAGGCCATCAAACAGGCCGTTTCGGACGGTTTGGGTATTGCGTGCATTTCCAGGCTGGCGGTCTGGCGTGCAGTTAATGGTGGTCTGCTGTCGATCATTAACGTCAGGGACCTTACCCTTAAACGGTATTTTTATCTTCTGCTTAATCGTAATAAGTACCGCAGCGGTGCTGTTCAAAAAATAACCGACTTTATTCTTTCTAAAAGAGAGGGTGAGTAG
- the atpG gene encoding F0F1 ATP synthase subunit gamma: MAGAKEIRTQISSIKSTQKITSAMEMVAASKMRKAQDRRETSRPYAERIRQVVGHVAHANAEYNHTYMFEREVKRVGFIIVSTDRGLCGGLNINLFKKAVSEMSGWKDKGVEIDLCLIGSKAVSFFRNYGGNVIAAITHIGDSPSIGDLIGGLKVMLDSYDEGAIDRLFVVHNEFVNTMAQTPTSLQLLPLVADGDDSLNKPWDYIYEPDAKKLLDGLLVRYIESQVFQAVVENNACEQAARMVAMKSATDNAGNLIDDLQLVYNKARQAAITQELSEIVSGAAAV; encoded by the coding sequence ATGGCAGGCGCAAAAGAGATTAGGACGCAAATATCGTCCATCAAAAGTACGCAGAAGATCACCAGCGCCATGGAAATGGTGGCAGCGAGCAAAATGCGTAAAGCCCAGGATAGACGGGAAACCAGTCGTCCCTATGCAGAACGCATCCGTCAGGTTGTCGGACATGTTGCTCATGCTAATGCCGAATACAATCACACTTATATGTTTGAGCGGGAAGTGAAGCGAGTTGGCTTCATTATCGTTTCAACAGACCGTGGTTTGTGTGGTGGTCTTAACATCAACCTGTTCAAGAAAGCCGTTTCTGAAATGAGTGGCTGGAAGGATAAAGGCGTTGAGATTGACCTTTGCCTGATTGGCAGTAAGGCTGTTTCATTCTTCCGTAACTACGGTGGCAATGTTATCGCGGCTATCACTCATATTGGCGACTCACCCAGCATTGGCGACCTGATCGGTGGTCTGAAAGTGATGCTCGACAGCTACGATGAGGGGGCGATTGATCGCCTGTTCGTAGTGCATAATGAGTTTGTGAATACTATGGCGCAAACACCAACGTCATTGCAGTTGTTGCCTCTGGTAGCAGACGGTGATGATTCACTGAATAAACCCTGGGATTACATCTATGAACCCGATGCTAAAAAGCTGCTGGATGGGTTATTAGTGCGTTATATCGAATCCCAGGTATTTCAGGCTGTGGTAGAAAATAATGCCTGTGAACAGGCGGCACGAATGGTTGCCATGAAGAGTGCGACTGATAACGCCGGAAACCTGATTGACGATTTGCAACTGGTTTACAACAAGGCTCGTCAGGCAGCAATCACGCAGGAATTGTCAGAAATCGTAAGCGGCGCCGCAGCCGTTTAA
- a CDS encoding YggL family protein, whose protein sequence is MIKVDAKKRSRRLRKKLYADEFKVLGFEVDLTFADSTTEEAMDVFFEDFLTNVIDANQLVFGGGGTKEGFSGFVVPAKRYASSSEDHRKLLDSWFEQQDMVTNYSVGGLIDANFEL, encoded by the coding sequence ATGATCAAGGTCGATGCTAAAAAGCGCAGCAGGCGGCTGCGTAAAAAACTGTACGCCGATGAATTTAAAGTCCTGGGTTTTGAGGTGGACTTAACGTTTGCCGATTCCACCACTGAGGAAGCCATGGATGTTTTTTTTGAGGATTTTCTGACAAATGTGATCGATGCCAACCAGTTGGTCTTTGGTGGCGGTGGCACTAAAGAAGGTTTTTCTGGCTTTGTGGTACCTGCTAAACGCTATGCTTCTTCCTCTGAAGATCATCGAAAACTGCTGGATAGCTGGTTTGAGCAGCAGGATATGGTGACAAATTACTCTGTTGGTGGGCTGATCGACGCCAATTTTGAACTCTAG
- a CDS encoding F0F1 ATP synthase subunit epsilon, protein MANTVHCDIVSAEEEIFSGQVEMVVATGSLGDLGITPGHTPLLTELSPGPIRLIAEGGEEEVFYISGGFLEVQPSQVKVLADTALRADDMDEAAAAEAKKLAEQELTNQSGEFDYSRAATQLAEAAAQLRTLQAIRKKLGK, encoded by the coding sequence ATGGCGAACACAGTTCACTGTGACATCGTTAGTGCCGAGGAGGAGATTTTCTCCGGGCAGGTTGAAATGGTTGTTGCCACGGGCTCTCTCGGGGATTTGGGGATAACTCCCGGCCATACTCCACTGTTAACAGAGTTAAGCCCAGGCCCGATACGCCTTATTGCAGAAGGTGGAGAGGAAGAAGTGTTTTATATTTCCGGTGGATTTCTGGAAGTACAGCCTTCTCAGGTAAAGGTTCTGGCTGACACGGCTCTGCGTGCAGACGATATGGATGAAGCGGCAGCAGCAGAAGCCAAGAAGCTGGCTGAACAAGAATTGACCAATCAGAGTGGCGAGTTCGATTACTCCCGTGCAGCAACTCAGCTGGCTGAAGCCGCAGCACAGTTGCGGACACTGCAGGCCATCCGCAAGAAGCTGGGTAAATAG